The genomic DNA CCGCAGCCGCAGTTGCAGCACGAGTCGACGCGCACGTCGTCGACGACCGGGCCGTACGCGCCCGCCATGGTGCTGGCGAAGCCGAGCGTCGTGGTCGGCCCGTTGGCGATGAACGTGACCTGGCGGGTGACGTAGCCCATCTTGGCGCGCGTCTTGCCCGTGGAGTCGAAGGAGAAGTCCTGGAAGTTCTGGCCGTCGATCAGGACGCGTCCCGTCTTCACGGCCGGTCCGCCCTCCGGGTTCGCGGCCAGCGAGTACGTGACGGTGTACTTCCTGCCCGCGGTCGTCGTGAAGTCCTGCGTCACCGTCCCGGCCTGGGTGGCGTTGAGGTCGACGGACTGGCCGCCCTCGGCGGCCTGCCAGAAGCCGGCGCCGATGAGGTCGACCGCCCCACTGGCGACCTTCCACGGCCCGATGGACTGGCCGGCCGAGAGGGTGGCGAACGAGTTCGCCGGGGCGGCCGGGTATTCGAAGCTGCCGTCGTCGAACCGGCTGGCGGCCGCGGCGGCCGGAGCGGCCAGAGCCACGACCGTCCCGGTCGCGAGCAGTCCGGCCGTGGCGACGGCGGCCAGGGAGCGGGAAACCACCATGAGCACCTCCTGGTGAGTGGTGATGAAGGGGTGGAGCACCATGAGGCTGCTGCTTGGGCCGTACGGGGGACAAGGGATCGGGCCGGGCGTGCGGGAGTGCCTCCCCGGACCCCGTCGTGTGCGAGCGCCGGGCCTCTTCGCCGCGAGCCCGCAGTCCGGGACGGGCACCGGCGTGCGGCCCGCCGCACACCACCGGCCGGATCAGGCCGCGAACCGGCGAAGGCAGGTCATCGGGGCCGAAACACGCCCCGCCACCGGGCGGGGTGGCCCCGAGGGTCCCACCGCCGCTCCCAGCCGGGGCCCGGCGTCCACGGAGTCCCCGACGGATTCGCGCGGTGGGCGGGCCGACGGTGGGGCACACCGCGCGGGCGGGCGCGGGCCGCACGCCGACGGGGCCCCGTCACCGGTGAGCGCGCGAAGGCGCTCGGCGCGGTTCCGGTCGCGGCCCGGCCCACGACCGGTCCCGAGGCCCCGGGCGGCCGGAGGCTCCCGGCGGCTCCGTACGGCCGGGGGCTGTCGACGGTTCCGTGCCACCACGGCCGTACGAACCGGACGGGCCTTCAGATCGTCACGGTGCCGCAACCGCGAGACCCGCACCTCCTTCCTCCATCCGCGCGGCGCGGGATACCCCTGAACGGTGGGCGGCCGGTCGGCGGGCGCGGTGCGGAAGGAAGCGGGCTGGGGGGGCGAGGAGCGGTTCGAGGACGGCTGGCGAGTGGACGAGCGGTGCGTGAACTGCGATGTCGCCCGGCAGTTCGCTCCGGTCCGATCGGCGAAGGCGACGGCCGCTCGGTCGTTCTGCGCCAGCCCCGCGGCCGAGTCGAGGTCCGGTGGACGAGCGCCGCGGCGCACGCCTGCCCCTCCCGGTCGATCCGTCCCCCGGCCGGGCGGCTGGAGGCGGCACCGGATCCCTTCCCGCTGGGCCTGGACGACACCGTGCGCCTGTGCGGGCACAACTCCGCGCACACCGCGGGCGCCAACTCCTACCTGCTGCGCCGCCCCGGCGGCACCGCGATGATGGTGGAACGCCGCGCTGGAGCACATCGCTGGCCGCACGCTACGAGGGGCTGGGCCCCGTCACCGATGTCCTGCTCACCCACCGCGACCACGCCGCGCACGGCCGCCGCTACGCCGACCGCTTCGGCGCCCGGCTGTGGGTCCACGAGGGCGACCTCGACGCCGCCCCGGACGCCGACCGCGTGCTCCGCGGTACCCACCCGATGGAGATCGCCGAAGGGGTGGCCGCCTTCCCCCTCCCCGGGCACACCCGAGGCAGCGTCCCCGAGCGTTTCGGATCAGCGCTCCGTGAGCTTCAGGCTGACCGACCGGCGGGCGATCATGGATCTGGTCCCCCACCATCGTTACCAAGACCGCACATGGAGGCTTTCGTGGTAAAGGCGTACATTCTCATCCAGGCCCTGCCCGCCACAGAGGGGCTCGTCGCCGGTAGGATCGCCGCGGAGGTGCATTGGGTGGTCCGGGCGGACGACACGACCGGCGGCCCCTGCAACGTCATCGCGTACGCCGAAGCCCCCACAGTCGACGACATGGACCACATGGTGGTCACCCCCATCCAGTGTATGGAGAACGTCACGCAGACGGTGACCTGCTGGCTTCCCCACGCGTGACTCCGTCTGTCCTGTACCGGCGCGCTCCTCCTCCATCGGCACCGCTTCGCCCCCCGGACTCCCGCCGGAGTCGGGCGAGCGCCTTCCCGGACAGGCGGACGTGCCCGGTGCGGGCAGCCGGTCCGGAGCAGTCGGCGAGGACTGATCGGCGCTTGAGCGGGCCGGTCGGCGCACGCATCCGCACCGTCGCAACCAGGCTCGGCCTGCCGCACCCGGCCGAGTCCTGAACCAGTACGCCCAGCGGACTGGAGAGGCCGACACGGACTGCCCCGAGTTCCTCGATCCGGTACCGGCCCGGGAACTCGCCGTCCGCGGCGGCCGTCGTTCCCGCAACGGCCTACGGCTGTCGAAGCCGCCGCACCACAGGACGCTGAAGGACTACGACTCCTCGCCGGGCATTGCGCCGGGCCGAGCGGGGACAGGGCCTCTGACCGGTGTCTGTGGCGGCGTCCGCCCCGGTCGGGTCAGGGGTGCCCGCCGTGGCCGGAGCCGGTGTGTCCGCCGGGCTCGGTGTGTCCGGTTCCGCCGGTTCCGCCGGTCGCGTGGGGCTCGGTGTGCCCGGTGGCCGCTCCGGCCGGGGAGGTGTGGACGGTGAAGGCGGCGGTGCGGACGGTGCCCCGGTGCTTGAAGTCGAGGAAGAGCCGGTAGGAGCCGTCGCTGGGGGCGGTGGCCGTGAAGGAGACGCCGGGGCCGGGCCGGGTGGTGCCGTCGCCAGGTTCGCCCTCGGGGTGGACGTGGAGGTAGGCCAGGTCCCCGGACCGGAGCACGACGAGGTGGCCGTAGGCGCCGAGATAGGGCTCCAGGTCCGTGACGGGCCTGCCGTCCTTCGCCACCACCAGTCTGAGGCCGCTCGTCGTTCCCGCGGTGAGCCGGCCCTCCAGGGTGACGGTGTACCCGTCGACTTCGGCCGTGGTCTTCCGCGGGGGCAGAGCCCGGGGCCGGTAGGGGCCGGTGACGGCGAGGTCGGCACCGAGGGTCAGGGCCCCGGCGCCCTTCCGGGCGGGGGCGAAGTCGGCGAAGACGCGGTAGTCGCCCGCCGCGGGCAGGTCCACGGGGACGCTCCAGGTCCCGTCGGCCCCGAGGGCGGGGTGCAGGTGGCGGAAGGTGTTCAGATCGCGTGAGGCCAGGACGAGGTGCAGGTCCTCGTCGTGCGCCTCGGTGTAGTCGGTGACGGCCTTCCCCGCGCTGTCCCTGATGACGAAGCGCAGCGGGGTCTCCCGGCCCGCGGTGACGCGCGGAGTCCTCAGGTCGAGGGTGTAGCCGTCCTGGGAGACCTGCAGCCCTCCGGGGAGGGCGGCCGTGCGGGCGGTGTGCCGGCCGTCGTGGTCCGTCACCGTCTTCCCCTGGTGCGTGCCGTGCCGCGGCGTATCGGCCCCGCCGCCGAGGGGGCCGGCGGTCGCGCCCAGGCCGTAGGCGGCGGCGAACGTGGCCGCGAGGGCGGCGCCGTAGAGGCCGGTCCTGGCTGCGGTGTTCATGGTCTCTCCTTCGAACGGACGGGGGACGCGGGGACGTCGCCGCAGTACACGATACCCCTGGGAGGTATGGAAACAAGGACGTCCCGACTTGTTTTCCCTACGGGGCGGGGGTATACATGAAAACGGCCCTCCTTACCCCCCTAGGGTATGCCGGAAGGGTTCGCCACCCGTTCTCGGAGGAACCCGTGTCCCCGCCCCGCCGCACCCCGGGCCGCAGCCGCCCCTCCGGCCGGCCGGCCGCGACCGGAGGCGCCCAAGCCGCCTGCCCCCCCCTCCCCGCCCCGCCGGGGCCGCCGGGCCCCGCCCGCCCCACCAGCACGAGGAGCACGCATGACCACCACCACCTCCGGCGCCGCCGGGGTCGAACTCGCCATCGGCGGCATGACCTGCGCCTCGTGCGCCGCCCGGATCGAGAAGAAGCTCAACCGCATGGACGGCGTGACGGCGACCGTCAACTACGCCACCGAGAAGGCGAAGGTCACCCTCGGGGAGGGGGTCTCGGTCGCGGACCTGATCGGCACGGTCGAGGCGATCGGCTACACCGCCCGCGAACCCGCCCCGCCCCGCCGCGGACCGGACGGGGCCCTAGACGACGGGGCGGGGGCGGACGAGGCCGACGGACTGCGGCCGCTGCGCCAGCGGCTGACCACCGCGGTGGTGCTGGTGGTGCCGGTCATCGCGATGGCGATGGTCCCGGCCCTGCAGTTCGACTACTGGCAGTGGCTCTCCCTGGCCCTGGCCGGCCCGGTCGTCACCTACGCCGCCTGGCCCTTCCACAGGGCCGCCCTCGCCAACGCCCGGCACGGCGCCGCCACCATGGACACGCTCATCTCGCTCGGCACCTCCGCCGCGTTCCTGTGGTCCCTGTGGGCGCTGTTCCTCGGCACCGCGGGCACGCCCGGAATGACGCACCCCTTCGAGCTGACCATCGCCCGCAGCGACGGGGCCGGGAACATCTACCTGGAGGCCGCCGCCGGGGTGACCGCCTTCATCCTCGCCGGCCGGTACTTCGAGGTCCGCTCCAAGCGGAAGGCCGGCGCCGCGCTGAGGGCGCTGATGGAGCTCGGCGCGAAGGAGGTCACGGTCCTGCGCGCGGGCCGGGAGGAACGCGTACCGACGGACGAGCTGCGGGTGGGCGACCGGTTCCTGGTGCGGCCGGGCGAGAAGATCGCCACCGACGGCACGGTGGTCGAGGGCTCCTCCGCCGTGGACGCCTCGATGCTGACCGGCGAGTCCGCCCCCGTCGAGGTGGCCGTCGGCGACGCGGTCACCGGGGCGACGATCAACGCCGGGGGCCGCCTGGTCGTCGAGGCCACCCGGGTCGGAGCGGACACCCGGCTGGCGCGGATGGCGAAGCTGGTCGAGGACGCGCAGAACGGCAAGGCCGCCGCCCAGCGCCTGGCCGACCGGATCTCCGCGGTGTTCGTGCCCGTGGTCATCGCCCTGGCGGTGGGCACGCTCGGCTTCTGGCTGGGCAACGGAGCGGGGCCGACCGCCGCGTTCACCGCCGCCGTCGCCGTCCTGATCATCGCCTGCCCGTGCGCCCTCGGCCTCGCCACCCCGACCGCGCTGATGGTCGGCACGGGCCGGGGAGCCCAGCTCGGCATCCTCATCAAGGGCCCCGAGGTGCTGGAGAACACCCGCAGGGCGGACACGGTCGTCCTCGACAAGACCGGCACCGTCACCACCGGCCGCATGACCCTCCTCGCCGTACGCACCGACGGGGCGGAGGACGGGGCGGAGGACGGGGCGGAGGCCGAGGCGGAGGTACTGCGCCTCGCCGGTGCGCTGGAGAACGCCTCCGAGCACCCCGTCGCCCGGGCCGTGGCCGCCGCCGCCACCGAGCGCCTCGGCGGCCTGCCGGTACCGGAGGACTTCGCGAACGTCCCCGGCCTCGGCGTCCGGGGCGTCGTCGACGGGCACGAGGTGCTGGCCGGCCGCGAGAAGCTGCTCGCCGAGCGGTCGATCGCCCTGCCCGCGGGACTCAAGGCGGCCGGGGCCGAGGCCGAAGCGGCCGGACGGACCGTCGTCGCGGTCGCCTGGGACGGAGAGGCGCGCGCCGTGCTGGAGGTCGCCGACGCGGTGAGGGACACCAGCGCCGAGGCGGTCCGCCGGCTCAAGGGCCTGGGCCTGACCCCGATCCTGCTGACCGGCGACAACAGGGCCGTCGCCGAGGCGGTGGCGGCCGAGGTCGGCATCGGGCGGGTGATCGCCGAGGTCATGCCGGAGGACAAGGTCGACGTCGTCAAGCGCCTCCAGGCGGAGGGCCGCTCGGTCGCCATGGTCGGGGACGGTGTCAACGACGCCGCCGCCCTGGCCCAGGCCGACCTCGGGCTCGCGATGGGCACCGGCACCGACGCCGCCATCGAGGCCGGCGACCTGACCCTGGTCCGCGGCGACCTGCGGGCGGCGGCGGACGCCATCCGCCTGTCCCGCAGGACCCTCGGGACCATCCGGTCCAACCTGTTCTGGGCCTTCGCCTACAACGTCGCAGCCCTCCCGCTGGCCGCGGCCGGACTGCTCAACCCGATGATCGCCGGAGCCGCCATGGCGTTCTCCTCGGTCTTCGTGGTCGGCAACTCCCTGCGCCTGCGCTCCTTCCGCCCCGCCGACTGACCGGCCTGCCGACCGATCGTCCCCGCGGCCCCGCCGCCCGTCCGGCCGTGCGCCGGGCGGGGCGGCGGTCAGCGTTTGACGCGGCTGCGGACGGCGAGGACGGCCAGGCCGAGGAGGACGGGTTCGGCCAGCCGGGAGACCATCTCGGCGTAGGTGCCGGTGGTGGTGAGGTTCTGCCCGGAGGAGCGGAACACCACCGAGTTGACCACCACCCGCAGGGCCTTCTCCAACCGCCCGGCGGTGACGCGTCCGGTCAGCGGACCGGTGGGGTTCACCGGGGCGGGGGCGCCGGTGGTGAGGACGACCTCCTGCCCGGCGGCGACCTGCCGTCCGGTGGTGGTCGGCTTCGGGTCCTCGGCGGGCAGGCCCCACAGCACCATCACCGCGACCGTGACGGCCATGGCCGCCGCCAGCCAGGCCAGCGCCCGGGTGGCGCGCAGCCCGTAGCCGGACAGGAGCCAGTAGGCGGTCAGCAGCGCGCGCTCGCCCCGGGGCCGGTCGGGGTCGTGGCGACGCATCTCGCACTCGCCGTAGTAGAAGTCGGCGGCGTCCGGCTCGTTCTTGCCGTCCTCCAGCGACTTGCGCAGCTGCCGGTACAGCGCCGCCACCGCCGCCGGCCTCAGCGCGGGCGCGTCGGGCGGCGGGGGCGTCCAGCCCCGGGCGGCGGCCCGGCCGGGAGGGCCGGCGGTGCGCACCCGCCAGTGGTGCTCCTCGACCAGGGTGTTGCGCCGGCTCCACCGCCAGGGGAAGCGCCGGTTCCAGCCGGCGGGGGTGGTGGCGAAGGCGCACCAGCCGTCGACCCTCATCTGGTCGAGGTGGACGGCGCCGGCGAACCGGCACCCGCTCAGGTCGACGTCGTGCAGCGCCAGGTGTGCGGCGTCCACCCCGCCCACCGACGCCAGGCGCACGCCGGGCTCCGGGGCGGACGGCCCCGTCCCCGGCAGGCCGGTCGGGCCGGACAGGGCGAACGGGGTGGGGCGGGCGGCGACCAGTACCGGGTACTCCAGGACCGCGTCCCTCAAGTCCAGCTCCGCGTGGCGCAGGTGGAGCGTGGCGGTCGACGCCCACCGGGTCCGCGCGCAGCTCACCCGGCGGGCGGCGATCTCCAGCGTCACCGGCTGCTGGAACACCGCGGAGTCCAGCACCACCCGCTCGCCGCACACCAGCGGCCCCAGGTGCGGCGCCGCGTCGAACCGCGCCGCGTCGAACCGGGCGTTTCCGGAGAAGAGCGTCCCGTCGAACCGGGCGGCGCCGGAGAAGACCGCCCCGTTGAAATCGGCGTCGCCGCAGAAGGCGGCCCCGTCGAACCGGGCGTCGCCGCAGAAGGCGGCCCCGTCGAACCAGGCGTTGCCGGAGAAGGCGGCCCCGTGGAACCAGGCGGGACCGGAGAAGGACGCCTCGTCGAACCCGGCGGCGTCGGAGAAGGCGGCTCCGTCGAACCGGGCGGCGCCGGAGAAGGCGGCCTCGTTGAACCAGGCGCCGCCGGAGAAGACCGCCCCGTCGAACCGGGCGGCGCCGGAGAAGACCGCCCCGTTGAAATCGGCGTCGCCGCAGAAGGCGGCCCCGTCGAAGCGGGCGGCGCCGACGCGCGGACCACCGGTCGCGGGGTCGTGCAGGGCGGCGAGCAGCCGGCCCAGCAGTTCGGCGGTGAAGGGGGTGCCGCGGTGGTCGACGTCGGTACCGGGGGACAGCGCCGCGAGGTGGGCGGCGCGGTCGGCCCCGTCCAGGTGGGCCAGGCAGGCGGTGTGGTCACCGACGCGGACGCCGCGGCAGCGGACGGCCGGTGCGGCGCCGAAGCCGCAGAGCCGCCACGGCGACGGGGGGCTGGGCGGCGGTTCGGATACGGCGGGCGTCATGCCCCGAGAACGTACCGGTGCCGCCGGGCGGTCGCCCGAGCGGACCGCAGCGGAGCGGGAACCCCGTCGCGCCGCCGGGCCCTTCGGCACGTCGCAGGAGGCTCCGGCGCGCCACCGGGCCTCCGGCGTCCTCACCGGCCCCGCGGCGGGAGGCGCCTCACAGGCGGCGCAGCGCGAACCACAGCTCCATCCGCGTCCCGGCGTCCTCCAGGTCGGCGTCGAGCAGCGCCGCGCACCGGGCGATCCGCTGCCGGACCGTGTTGCGGTGCACGCCCAGCGCGGTGGCCGTGCGGTCCCAGCCGCCGTGCAGGGACAGCCACACCCGCAGGGTCTCCACCAGCGCCGGCCTGCCCAGCAGCGGACCCAGCAGGGCGCGGGCGTGGGCGTCCGCCTCGGCCGGGTCCACCAGGGCGTCCAGACCGCCCGCGCGGTGCCGGGCCAGGCCCGTGCGCGCGGCCTCGGCACGGCGCAGGGCACGGGCCGCCTGGGCGTCGGCGGCCGCCAGCTCCCCGGGGCCGGCCGGGGCGCTCACCCCCAGCGTCCACCCCGGCTGCGGCGCCACCTCCCGCCCGGCCGGGAGCAGCGCCCGCACGGTGCCCTCCCCGGCGTCCACCAGCGGGGTGCCCAGCGCCGGCGGCGGGGCCTGGGCGTCGCCGGCGCGCGCGTGGACCACCGTCCAGGGCGCCTCGCCCAGCAGCGGCGCCGCCTCCTCCGGGCGGGCGCCCAGCAGGAGCCGTACCAGCGCGGCGGACCGGGCGGCCTCGGCGGCGCCCTGGTGGGGCGCGGTCAGCAGGGACAGCAGCACCATCGCGGTCTCGGCGATCCGCTGGTCGGACTCCCCGTGCCGCGCCAGGGCCAGGCCGAGCGTCAGCCCCTCCGGCCCGGTCCCCAGGCCGTACGCGGCGAGCCGCACCCCGTCGGGGCCGCCCGTGGTGTCCGCCGCCGACGACGGGCGCCGCTCCTCCCCGGCGACCACCGCGACCAGCCGGCCCAGCGCCGCCGCCTCCCGGGGCGCGAGCCCCCGCCCGGCCGCCGCGTACTCGGTGCCGTCCGGCGCGTACAGCGCGGCCCGCCCGCCCAGCCGCGCGGCCAGCACCCTCAGCACCGCCGGTACGGGGCCGGGGCGGGCGGCGGCCGCGGCGAGCGCCCGCTGCGCGTCCGTCACCCTCCGCAGCTCGTGCAGCCGCGCGTCCGCCATCAGCCGCCACACCGCCCGGGCGACCGCCGCGAACGTCGTGCCCGGCTCCACCTCCACCAGCGGCAACCGGTGCCGCGCGCACGCGGCGGCCAGCGCCCCGGGCACCGTGTCGTACACCGGCGTCACCCCGAAGCCCAGCGCCGCCGCGCCCGCCTCGGCGGCCCGCGCGACGAACCGCTCCGGGTCCGCCAGCTGCACGCCGGCCGTGAGCAGCAGCTCCCCGCCCAGCAGGTACGGGTAGGGGTCGGCCATCTCGGAGGTGTGCACCCAGTGCAGTTCCGCGTCCGGATCGCCGGCGACCAGCCGCAGCCCCAGCTCCCGCCGGGCCAGCAGGGCGGCCAGCCGCACCGGCGGGGCGAACGGCACCAGCGGTTCCGCCATGGACTTTTCCTCCGTTCCGGGGTCTTCGAATGGAAGAAACGTACACTTCTGTCGTCCCGGGGCCGGCCGTACCGTCGTATCCATGGACGCCGTGTGACGTACGGCGCGAGCGCAGGAAAGAAGGCACCCCAGATGAGCAGCACCAGCGGCACGCCCCGCGGCCCCGTCGACTCCTCCCGCGTCCCGCGCTACGCCGGCCCGGCGACGTTCGCCCGGCTGCCGCGCTCGACGAGGTCGGCACGGCCGACGTCGCCGTGATCGGCGTCCCCTTCGACTCGGGCGTCTCCTACCGGCCCGGCGCCCGCTTCGGCGGCAACGCGATCCGCGAGGCGTCCCGCCTGCTGCGCCCGTACAACCCGGCGCAGGACGCCTCGCCGTTCGCCCTCGCGCAGGTCGCGGACGGCGGCGACATCGCCGTCAACCCGTTCAACATCAACGAGGCCGTCGAGACGGTCGAGGCCGCCGCGGACGAGCTGCTGGGCACCGGCGCCCGCCTGATGACGCTGGGCGGCGACCACACGATCGCCCTGCCGCTGCTGCGCTCCGTCGCGAAGAAGCACGGCCCGGTCGCCCTGCTCCACTTCGACGCCCACCTCGACACCTGGGACACGTACTTCGGCGCCGAGTACACCCACGGCACGCCGTTCCGCCGCGCCGTCGAGGAGGGCGTCCTCGACACCGAGGCGCTCTCCCACGTCGGCATCCGCGGCCCGCTCTACGGCAAGCAGGACCTGACGGACGACGAGAAGATGGGCTTCGGCATCGTCACCTCCGCCGACGTCTACCGCCGCGGCGCCGACGAGGTCGCCGACCAGCTCCGCCAGCGCATCGGCGACCGCCCGCTGTACGTCTCCATCGACATCGACTGCCTCGACCCGGCCCACGCCCCCGGCACCGGCACCCCCGAGGCGGGCGGCATGACCTCCCGCGAGCTGCTGGAGATCCTGCGCGGCCTGGCCTCCTGCAACCTGGTCTCCGCCGACGTGGTCGAGGTCGCCCCGGCGTACGACCACGCCGAGATCACCTCGGTCGCCGCGTCCCACACGGCGTACGAGCTGACGACGATCATGTCCCGGCAGATCGCGGCGGCC from Streptomyces sp. MRC013 includes the following:
- a CDS encoding choice-of-anchor C family protein: MVVSRSLAAVATAGLLATGTVVALAAPAAAAASRFDDGSFEYPAAPANSFATLSAGQSIGPWKVASGAVDLIGAGFWQAAEGGQSVDLNATQAGTVTQDFTTTAGRKYTVTYSLAANPEGGPAVKTGRVLIDGQNFQDFSFDSTGKTRAKMGYVTRQVTFIANGPTTTLGFASTMAGAYGPVVDDVRVDSCCNCGCGGGC
- a CDS encoding Lrp/AsnC family transcriptional regulator, whose translation is MEAFVVKAYILIQALPATEGLVAGRIAAEVHWVVRADDTTGGPCNVIAYAEAPTVDDMDHMVVTPIQCMENVTQTVTCWLPHA
- a CDS encoding heavy metal translocating P-type ATPase, which translates into the protein MTTTTSGAAGVELAIGGMTCASCAARIEKKLNRMDGVTATVNYATEKAKVTLGEGVSVADLIGTVEAIGYTAREPAPPRRGPDGALDDGAGADEADGLRPLRQRLTTAVVLVVPVIAMAMVPALQFDYWQWLSLALAGPVVTYAAWPFHRAALANARHGAATMDTLISLGTSAAFLWSLWALFLGTAGTPGMTHPFELTIARSDGAGNIYLEAAAGVTAFILAGRYFEVRSKRKAGAALRALMELGAKEVTVLRAGREERVPTDELRVGDRFLVRPGEKIATDGTVVEGSSAVDASMLTGESAPVEVAVGDAVTGATINAGGRLVVEATRVGADTRLARMAKLVEDAQNGKAAAQRLADRISAVFVPVVIALAVGTLGFWLGNGAGPTAAFTAAVAVLIIACPCALGLATPTALMVGTGRGAQLGILIKGPEVLENTRRADTVVLDKTGTVTTGRMTLLAVRTDGAEDGAEDGAEAEAEVLRLAGALENASEHPVARAVAAAATERLGGLPVPEDFANVPGLGVRGVVDGHEVLAGREKLLAERSIALPAGLKAAGAEAEAAGRTVVAVAWDGEARAVLEVADAVRDTSAEAVRRLKGLGLTPILLTGDNRAVAEAVAAEVGIGRVIAEVMPEDKVDVVKRLQAEGRSVAMVGDGVNDAAALAQADLGLAMGTGTDAAIEAGDLTLVRGDLRAAADAIRLSRRTLGTIRSNLFWAFAYNVAALPLAAAGLLNPMIAGAAMAFSSVFVVGNSLRLRSFRPAD
- a CDS encoding pentapeptide repeat-containing protein gives rise to the protein MTPAVSEPPPSPPSPWRLCGFGAAPAVRCRGVRVGDHTACLAHLDGADRAAHLAALSPGTDVDHRGTPFTAELLGRLLAALHDPATGGPRVGAARFDGAAFCGDADFNGAVFSGAARFDGAVFSGGAWFNEAAFSGAARFDGAAFSDAAGFDEASFSGPAWFHGAAFSGNAWFDGAAFCGDARFDGAAFCGDADFNGAVFSGAARFDGTLFSGNARFDAARFDAAPHLGPLVCGERVVLDSAVFQQPVTLEIAARRVSCARTRWASTATLHLRHAELDLRDAVLEYPVLVAARPTPFALSGPTGLPGTGPSAPEPGVRLASVGGVDAAHLALHDVDLSGCRFAGAVHLDQMRVDGWCAFATTPAGWNRRFPWRWSRRNTLVEEHHWRVRTAGPPGRAAARGWTPPPPDAPALRPAAVAALYRQLRKSLEDGKNEPDAADFYYGECEMRRHDPDRPRGERALLTAYWLLSGYGLRATRALAWLAAAMAVTVAVMVLWGLPAEDPKPTTTGRQVAAGQEVVLTTGAPAPVNPTGPLTGRVTAGRLEKALRVVVNSVVFRSSGQNLTTTGTYAEMVSRLAEPVLLGLAVLAVRSRVKR
- a CDS encoding PucR family transcriptional regulator, whose amino-acid sequence is MAEPLVPFAPPVRLAALLARRELGLRLVAGDPDAELHWVHTSEMADPYPYLLGGELLLTAGVQLADPERFVARAAEAGAAALGFGVTPVYDTVPGALAAACARHRLPLVEVEPGTTFAAVARAVWRLMADARLHELRRVTDAQRALAAAAARPGPVPAVLRVLAARLGGRAALYAPDGTEYAAAGRGLAPREAAALGRLVAVVAGEERRPSSAADTTGGPDGVRLAAYGLGTGPEGLTLGLALARHGESDQRIAETAMVLLSLLTAPHQGAAEAARSAALVRLLLGARPEEAAPLLGEAPWTVVHARAGDAQAPPPALGTPLVDAGEGTVRALLPAGREVAPQPGWTLGVSAPAGPGELAAADAQAARALRRAEAARTGLARHRAGGLDALVDPAEADAHARALLGPLLGRPALVETLRVWLSLHGGWDRTATALGVHRNTVRQRIARCAALLDADLEDAGTRMELWFALRRL